From the Hordeum vulgare subsp. vulgare chromosome 1H, MorexV3_pseudomolecules_assembly, whole genome shotgun sequence genome, the window ggtcgggcacgaagaGGCGGCGGCCATTGAGGAGCAGCCCCTCGTCTAGGCAATAGGGCGCTGccagctcgccggcgtcaaggcgctggcgcaggccctgCGCGTCCGCGGCTGTTGAAGTTGCCCGgcgaatgtcgtcgatgaaggcgaaagatggcccggagcggatgcacatgatagtgccagccgtggcgacgtcgtccgcgacatcctcagtgtcgcggcgggacaaggcgtcggcgaacgtgttgagacggccggggcggtactcgatggtgaagtcgaagccgaagaacttgctgatccactggtgctgCGGGACGATTGAGAGGCGTTGGTCtagcaagaacttgaggctgtagtggtccgtgcgcacacggaacgaccggccccaaagataaggccgccagtggcgcaccgcctgaaccagcccaataagctcgcgctcgtaggccgcgagcctgtgatggcgagcggcgaaggggcggctgaagaaggcgagcggtccctcgccccggtggaggacggcgccgaagccgatgccagaggcgtcACGGTCCACCACGAACGGCATATCGAAGTCCGGCACCTGGAGGACGGGTCCCGTTATGAGCGCCCGCTAgagagcctcgaatgccgtagtcgcctcctcgtcccaggagaaggcgtcgcgtcgaaGGAGACGCGTCAGTGGCGCGGCAATGAGGCCGAAGTCCCAGTTGTACTTCCGGTAGTAGCtggcgaggcccaagaagccgcggagcgccCGCGGTGACCGCGGGGTCGGCcacacggcgacggcggcgaccttgtccgTGTCCATTGCTACCccgtccgccgagatgacgtgccctaggtacgcgacggaggtcgtgccgaacgagcacttcgagcgcttgaggtgaagacgatgcgctcgaagctcgttgaagatgatggccacgtgctgtaggtgctccgcccaagatgcactgtagataagaatgtcatcaaagaaaactagcacaaagcggcgcaagtatgggctgagcacgtcgttcatcagggcctggaaggtcgccggcgcgttggagaggccgaacggcatcaccaggaactcgaagtggccatggtgagtgcggaacgccgtcttctcgatgtcgtcagggtgcatgcacacctgatggtagcccgagcgcaggtcgagcttggtgaagaagcgcgctccgtgtagctcgtccaagagctcatccacgacgaggatggggaacttgtccttggacgtcagggcgttgagggcgcggtagtcgatgcagaagcgccatgtgccgttggccttgcgcacaaggagcaccggggcggagaacggcgatgtcgaaatccggatgatgccctgtgcgagcatgaccgccacctgacgctcgagctcgtctttctgcagctgagggtacTGGTACGGGCGCACGACGACAGGCGCCgtgtccggcagcaggtggatgcggtggtcacagggccgGGCGGGAGGGAGGCCCTCtggctcgtcgaagatgtcgctgtgctgctgcaggaggtcggccagAAGGGGATGCGCCTCATCTAGTGCGGCCGCCATCAATTGGAGCTGCGGAGTCGCGAcgccggagccgccgatgcccgtccactgaacgcgacggccgccctcgcgccaggagatgagggacagcacatcaaggtcccaaaggatggggccgaCAGTGGACAGGAAGccgatgccgaggatgaagtcgtagcagcccaggtagatgccgacgcagtcgatggagaacggctcgtcgccgatgaggacgggaacctgccgcgccacGCCCTCGCAAGAaaggcggtccccgttggcgacggtgacgctgaacttctccgagcccgccggttggagtgcgaggcggcgcatggtgtccccggacaggaagttgtgcgtcgagcccgtgtccacgagcgcggtGAGACGCTCCCCGTCGATTGTCACCGAaagcagcatcgtctttgccgtcttgatgccagccatggcatgaagggagacgacgaaggcggtcgcATCGACCAgcccgtaggtcgtgacgccggcctcggagagtgtTGTGGCGTCGATctccgcggtgagggcctccacctccgcgtcgtcgacggtctccaagtagaacaggcgggcgcacgtatgacccggtgcatacggctcgtcgcagttgaagcacaggcccttgcggcgccgctcgagctgctcggccgacgtcaAGCGTCGGAAGGTGCGTGTTGGCGCGGGAGCAGCCGCAGTAGTGGTCGGCATGGTggggcgtgtcggggtggcggccgcTGGAGCGGGGCGTGTCGGGGGACGCGTGCCGCGGCCAgggaacgcctgctgcagggCGTTGGCGTGCTGCTCGTACGTGCGCGCGTAGtacatggccgtctgcaggtcctgggggtcgcgcttctcgacgtcgatgcggatgtggtcgggaaggccgccgacgaagagctcggcgcaTTGGCGAGCCGTGATAtcaggcgcatggcaggccaacgtctggaagcggtcggcgaagtcctgcaccgaggtggtgaagggaaggcgaccgagctcggccaggcggctcccacgtatgggggggcCGAACCGAAGGAGACACAGGTCACGAAAGCGCTCCCACGGAGGCATCCCACCCTTGTCCTGCTCGAGGGTGTAGTACCACGTCTGTgcggcgccacggaggtggtaggaggcgatccatgtgcggtcggacgccatggtcTGTTGCCCCCTGAAAAACTGATCGCACTGATagagccagttcagggggtcgacggtgccgtcgtaggtggagaactccagcttggtgaagcggggcGGCTGTTGCACGTGCGGCGAGGCCGCGTAGGCGCCCTCGTGGCGACCCAGCGCGGCGGAAGGAGGGTGCtgcggcaccacggagctcccgACGTACCGGTCAGTATACCCGCCGAACCCCCCGAAGGTGGTGGCGGGCggctgcaacaccgtcggctgGAGCGGCGCCGTCATGTAGGTCGGCGTGTCGAGCCACGTCGGCAGCGGGGATGGCGACGGCGGCCACGTGACCTGGTTGATTGGCAGGCCCTGGGGCGTGACGGTGGCCggggcggtggcgcgaagggcgccgccggcgggggcggtggtggcggggcCGTGTACGGAGCCTGGAGGAAGGTCCGAAGGTTGGAGACCGCCAGGGtgaggtcgcggatcgccgaggacatctccgccggggagaggacgggggCAGCTTCGGCCGCCAGGGCCGTAGTACCGGAGGCGGCCGGACCTGAGGTGGCCGGTGGCGGCgactggtgcggcggcggcggctgctgcgaggtggcggggaaggcggtggtggcggcggcggtaggttgtaggggtggaagtgcggccaGCGAGGCTGGGGACGCCGGCGCCAGCGGTTGGGCGTCGTCgctggcgagagagagagagaggcggctagggttggggctcccatctcctgagggagacgacaacagaatactgtttattgtctgattaatatcgaaggggtacatgtgtttatataggaggacaacctccactaaaccctaagataacttggactctaatataacttggactctaagatagctaagataacttgggctaagcccgtaactaaccctgcccattgggcctcctccgttggtacgttgtaccggtcataacaccaTACCACAGAGCCTACTCAGGAAAGGAGtcggtgtatatatatatatatatatatatatatatatatatatatatatatatatatatatatatccctagTTGGGTTAGGTTGGATGAATATCTTTGTAGCTGGAAAGTTCCGGCATGATCTTAGCAGACTGGTTACATCACACTATATAAACACAACATTGCTCGCTACCCACACACATGCTCGCTAAGCCATTGAAAATACATAGAAGTATAACACAGTGATCAACACAGTTAAAATCAACTCCAACTAGCATAATGATTATGACTACACAATAGGAAATTGCTAATCATTTTGTGTTTCTTGGCAGTAGGGGTTGGACAGAGTACCAGCAATGTGCTGAGGGCCCCTTGTTGCAATGAGAAATCCCATGCAATATATGAGTTGACAGCCTCAACACTTAAAATAACCTGTAGAATAATGATTGACAGAACATAAGCATTTTGAAACCCTAAAAGTCGTAAAAGACAGCTAACAGATGTTCCAAACTAATATTCAAATATTTAGATAACTGTAGACCAAATTTGCATTTCATACTCCCTCCAATCCAAAATAGGTGCCGTGTTTTTAGTTCATTAATGAGCCAAGAAAAGAACTCTGTCCGACTAAAATGGTACCTCATGTGTCTTTCCCGCTGGAATAATGGTTTCTCGGTACTCATCGTTTTTCCTACATGAAGTGTAAAAACAAGAGTCTTTCAGTCCTGCAAGGCCTTCCAAAACTTCTCCATGCTTCGTAGCAAGCTAATGCTAAATAAGCACAGCAAAATGCATCAAATTTGCACTGAATCAAGTACCTGGAATCAGCACCTGCATCCTCAGCAGATATGAAGAATGGGGCATTCACAAAAACCTCACTGCAATGGTTTCTCTCAGCAGTTAACAGAGTGTTAACAGTCATAAATAGAAGTAAGAAATTCTACATGTCATACATTAGGATCTAGTGAGGCTGAGGCTGCTGAACCTGCATTGCATGATCAGCATCTAACGTCCTACAGTATAGATTAGACTTCTTCGTGTTATTTATAGGTTACATTTGATAATTATTTGCTGATATCAGTAGGCACGAAATGCTAAATGCTACAATAAAGTAAGTCGACAACAAAGATGCTAAGATCAAGTTGACAAGTTAAACAATGCCTCGAAGTAAAACGCTCAGAGCAACAAAAAAATAGCTATTAGGTTCAAAATGTATCAAAACCATGTGAAGAAGCAGGAAGCCGAACTTATTGACCCACAGAAATAAGGTTGTACAACACTATGTATTTCTTCTTTGAATCTAAGTATTTGCGCAGTATGAACAGAAGATGATTGCGAGTTAAAATTTAAAATGTATATGTGAAGCACTAGTATGGAACATGGGAACATCGAAAATCAACATACTATTGTTAGAGCATAACAACTGTTAGCTAGGTATAAGGTTGATAATGAAATTATAGTACCCGATGAATGTAGTGAACTTCCCAAATTCCTCGGTGTATATAACCACTGCCTGCTGCAACACAGCAATGTCATCCTTCTCTCTGGTTATTTTTTAGATAGAGTTTCAGAGTTATTAGAACTAGAAGGGGCACACGCAAACAGAGTTAGTTCCAGGCTTCCAGCAAGACATTCTATGGCTAGTTAAAATGTGTATACTCCTTCAAATAAAAACTCGCTCACATTTTCTTCTGTCCATATCGTGCCAAAGAGAGATGTAGATACAATCGAACTGCAAGCACCAGTTTTGTAAGTGTGTATAGTGCTGGCCCATAACGTTCTCTTTGCACTTCCATAGGTCTGAGGAGAAAATTCAGTTGAAAGAAATGTCATCAATAATAAGTACTTAAAGGAACATTCAATATTTTATTTGTCCTTCAATCCATGTACACGGTAGTACATGTTAACTTGTGTTACGATAAAAACAGTAGCAAACATACCCATTAGCATCATTTATTTGTCGAATAAAATCCAATAACACCTGCAATGGTCAACACAAGAAACTGGGTGTTACTATGCCATCATTTAACATTGCATTCTAAAAGAAGTAATAATAAGTACTTAAGGGGATATTCAACAATTTACATATTGATAATGACATGCCAATATCAGATGGAATGAAATTCGTAATAATCCAGTGCTATCTCAATTTATAATAACGATGTTCtcatgaacatcatcatcatcatcatcatcaaataTGGTGAATATGAATCGAACAATTTGGCTAACCTGTGGAACACCAACCAAGTACCTAACAAGTGTCTTATATACACCTGTTGCAGAACCAAGCTGCGCTAATTGCACCCGCCTACATACCAAAATGGAAAATGGTTATAAATTTATTGATAATGAATATGTGTAGACCGATAACTGAAAGGAGAAGAACCTATCCATTTGCTGCTTCCATAGCAACGCGTATCTATCATGAATGCTTCCACCAGCACTAACTACAGCATCAACCTCCGCTTGCTTACTTCTCTCAGAGCGTTCTCGCTGTTGCCTGATCAGTGTACCACGGAAGTCTTGTGGCATGTATGTCATAACTACAGATGTTATAAATGAAGGTCAAATACCAAATGATAAGGCGATTAACATGACGAAAGAAGTATTGTTTTACTATACAAATTTCATTTCCAAAAATCAATAGTTCAAAAATGACCGGAAGGCAACATGGTACACACTCGTCTCAAAATACAACAATAGATACCACAGAGCATATCATAGTAAGCTAGTTGGTCTAAAAAATATCATAGTAAGCTAATATGGGGAATGTGGGATTAACAACCTGGGAAAATATCAGGAAACAGTGaagggctacaacaacaacaacaaaaccgttagtcccaaacaagtcggggtaggctagaggtgaaacccataagatctcgcgaccaactcatggttctggcacatggatagcaagctttcACGCATccttgtccatggctagttctttggtgatactcCAGTCCTTCAGATCTCTCGACTCCTCCCATGTTAAGTTCAGTCTACCCAACCTCTTTTGACATTATCAGCACGCTTTAACCGTCCGCTATGCAACGGGGCTTCTGGAGGCTtgcgctgaatatgcccaaacatctcagacgatgttggacaagcttctcttcaatcgacgCTACCCCAACTCcatctcgtatatcatcattccggactggtccttccttgtgtggccacacatccatctcaacatgcgcatctctgctacacctaattgCTGCATATGTagccttttagtcggccaacactcagcGCCATACAACACTACGGGTCGAACCGCC encodes:
- the LOC123428985 gene encoding uncharacterized protein LOC123428985 isoform X1, producing the protein MTTEGLVPITRDYLARYYDKYPLPPIPDGVTALAARLRALSTDLAAAFPFSPDEEHLEQEASGVPAHKIDENMWKNREQMEEILFLLNKSRRPIALQQKSTQEDAEIVSTLDNCETKLKEMLKKLEQFQLKNADNVFNTVMTYMPQDFRGTLIRQQRERSERSKQAEVDAVVSAGGSIHDRYALLWKQQMDRRVQLAQLGSATGVYKTLVRYLVGVPQVLLDFIRQINDANGPMEVQRERYGPALYTLTKLVLAVRLYLHLSLARYGQKKIEKDDIAVLQQAVVIYTEEFGKFTTFIGEVFVNAPFFISAEDAGADSRKNDEYRETIIPAGKTHEVILSVEAVNSYIAWDFSLQQGALSTLLDIGFHVEYISPSQEKTLILPYRRYEADQGNFCTVFAGSYKLVWDNSYSTFFKKTLRYKVDAVPSVTEPMEHVVEA
- the LOC123428985 gene encoding uncharacterized protein LOC123428985 isoform X3; protein product: MTTEGLVPITRDYLARYYDKYPLPPIPDGVTALAARLRALSTDLAAAFPFSPDEEHLEQEASGVPAHKIDENMWKNREQMEEILFLLNKSRRPIALQQKSTQEDAEIVSTLDNCETKLKEMLKKLEQFQLKNADNVFNTVMTYMPQDFRGTLIRQQRERSERSKQAEVDAVVSAGGSIHDRYALLWKQQMDRRVQLAQLGSATGVYKTLVRYLVGVPQVLLDFIRQINDANGPMEVQRERYGPALYTLTKLVLAVRLYLHLSLARYGQKKIEKDDIAVLQQAVVIYTEEFGKFTTFIGEVFVNAPFFISAEDAGADSRKNDEYRETIIPAGKTHEVILSVEAVNSYIAWDFSLQQGALSTLLDIGFHVEYISPSQEKTLILPYRRYEADQVSSL
- the LOC123428985 gene encoding uncharacterized protein LOC123428985 isoform X2; its protein translation is MTTEGLVPITRDYLARYYDKYPLPPIPDGVTALAARLRALSTDLAAAFPFSPDEEHLEQEASGVPAHKIDENMWKNREQMEEILFLLNKSRRPIALQQKSTQEDAEIVSTLDNCETKLKEMLKKLEQFQLKNADNVFNTVMTYMPQDFRGTLIRQQRERSERSKQAEVDAVVSAGGSIHDRYALLWKQQMDRRVQLAQLGSATGVYKTLVRYLVGVPQVLLDFIRQINDANGPMEVQRERYGPALYTLTKLVLAVRLYLHLSLARYGQKKIEKDDIAVLQQAVVIYTEEFGKFTTFIGEVFVNAPFFISAEDAGADSRKNDEYRETIIPAGKTHEVILSVEAVNSYIAWDFSLQQGALSTLLDIGFHVEYISPSQEKTLILPYRRYEADQGNFCTVFAGSYKLVWDNSYSTFFKKRTIMREGD